The proteins below come from a single Oryzias latipes chromosome 14, ASM223467v1 genomic window:
- the mrps17 gene encoding 28S ribosomal protein S17, mitochondrial produces the protein MSVKHASVHAKWIIGKVIGTKMCKTAKVRVTRLVLDPYLLKYYNKRKTYFAHDALQQCTVGDIVLLKALLEPRSKHVKHELAEIVYKVGRVTDPLTGKSVAGTEFLEPLTDLQIEEGTTLSERLQELNISATSNGGDSTSAQTPSL, from the exons ATGTCAGTCAAACACGCTTCAGTTCATGCCAAGTGGATCATCGGCAAAGTAATAGGAACCAAGATGTGCAAAACTGCCAAAGTGAGGGTTACAAGACTGGTTCTTGATCCCTACTTGTTAAAG TACTACAACAAGCGGAAGACCTACTTTGCCCATGATGCTTTGCAGCAGTGCACTGTTGGCGATATTGTCCTTCTCAAGGCTCTCCTGGAACCCAGATCTAAGCATGTGAAGCATGAACTGGCTGAGATCGTGTATAAAGTCGGTCGGGTAACCGACCCTTTGACTGGAAAAAGTGTTGCAGGAACAGAGTTTTTGGAGCCTCTGACTGATCTACAAATCGAAGAGGGGACGACTCTGTCAGAAAGATTGCAGGAGCTGAACATCTCTGCTACTTCCAATGGAGGGGATTCCACATCAGCGCAAACTCCCTCATTATGA
- the LOC101159691 gene encoding protein NipSnap homolog 2, protein MATRILQRVGKGLHKTNTVLHINGAVTITRSLSGFKSLFIRKVDPRKDAHSNVLSKKEEQNLYKIQFHNVKPECLDAYNELCEAVLPSIHANPEYPSELVGTWNTWYGEQDQAVHLWRYRGGYPALTEVMNKLKQNKEFMEYRKERGKMLLSRRNQLLLEFSFWNEPVPRPGPNIYELRSYQLRPGTMIEWGNYWARAIEIRQKNQEAVGGFFSQIGSLYTVHHLWAYKDLQSRDETRNAAWQQEGWDEVVYYTVPLIQHMESRIMIPMKSSPLK, encoded by the exons ATGGCGACCCGAATCCTTCAGAGAGTGGGCAAAGGCCTTCACAAGACAAATACCGTTCTTCACATCAATGGAGCGGTGACAATTACGCG GTCCCTCTCAGGATTCAAATCTCTTTTCATTAGAAAGGTTGACCCCAGAAAAGATGCTCACTCTAATGTGCTATCAAAGAAGGAGGAGCAAAATTTGTACAAAATCCAGT TTCACAATGTAAAGCCAGAGTGCCTTGATGCCTACAATGAACTTTG tgaGGCTGTGTTGCCCTCTATTCACGCTAACCCGGAATATCCTTCTGAACTGGTGGGCACATGGAACACATGGTATGGGGAGCAGGACCAGGCAG TTCACCTTTGGAGATATCGGGGAGGATACCCGGCTCTCACCGAAGTCATGAACAAACTCAAACAGAATAAG GAGTTTATGGAGTACAGAAAGGAGAGAGGGAAGATGCTTCTGTCTCGTAGGAATCAGCTGCTCCTGGAGTTCAGCTTCTGGAACGAACCTGTCCCCCGTCCAGGACCCAACATCTATGAACTCAGATCCTACCAGCTCAGG CCAGGAACCATGATCGAGTGGGGAAACTACTG ggCTCGTGCAATTGAGATTCGTCAGAAGAATCAAGAAGCTGTTGGAGGCTTTTTCTCACAGATTGGAAGTCTTTACACCGTTCATCACTTGTGGG CTTACAAAGACCTTCAGTCTAGAGACGAGACCAGAAATGCAGCCTGGCAGCAAGAAGGTTGGGACGAGGTTGTTTATTACACCG TCCCTCTTATTCAGCACATGGAGTCCAGGATAATGATCCCCATGAAGTCTTCACCGTTGAAGTAA